In the Pyrolobus fumarii 1A genome, one interval contains:
- a CDS encoding chromatin protein Cren7 has product MSQEKQPCTKPVRVRDSSTGEEVELVPIKVWVLAPRGRKGVKIGLFKSPKTGKYFRAKVPDDYPICG; this is encoded by the coding sequence ATGAGCCAGGAGAAGCAGCCCTGCACCAAGCCCGTTCGTGTCCGCGACTCTAGCACCGGCGAGGAGGTCGAGCTAGTCCCAATCAAGGTGTGGGTGCTAGCACCAAGAGGCAGGAAGGGCGTCAAGATCGGCCTCTTCAAGAGCCCCAAGACCGGCAAGTACTTCAGGGCTAAGGTCCCGGACGACTACCCGATCTGCGGGTAA